A region of Candidatus Acidiferrales bacterium DNA encodes the following proteins:
- a CDS encoding outer membrane protein transport protein, with protein sequence MASRKKALLGTVAAFAATVLSASTAFSSGYQLNEHGSSAVAMGGAFVARAWDPSSIYFNPAGLSYVKGFNIMLGGTLILPSTTFTDPNDTQWKMNSLTFFPPNAYVTYNFDNGLAAGIGVFTPEGLGTSWPQDWRGKFIITKINLQSFDINPTLSYSFLGDMVSVGVGFDYVLGSVLLERYNPTVIIDTAGNSVDPFVHMTGNAKGTGFNFGVMLKPYENISLGFSYRSKITYKVDNGTTTYTGADGLTAELPSGAASTSLPLPETWYAGIAYNGSTYSIEADYQFVGWSAYKELSITFQNPGPNGNPSPVIGDYSNSYIIRIGGEYMLNDMWTLRAGVFYDKNPIPDAYDLPILPDADRLGLNVGFGVSVTNNISVDASYMFLPFKQRTITNSALQFNGTYNTTANLLGIDISYKL encoded by the coding sequence GTGGCTTCCAGGAAAAAAGCCTTGCTTGGTACTGTTGCCGCTTTTGCCGCAACTGTGCTGTCCGCTTCGACGGCATTTTCGAGCGGCTATCAACTCAACGAACATGGATCTAGTGCGGTTGCAATGGGCGGCGCGTTTGTCGCTCGCGCGTGGGATCCATCTTCTATTTACTTCAATCCTGCAGGATTAAGTTACGTGAAAGGTTTTAATATTATGCTTGGAGGTACGCTCATTCTTCCGAGCACAACCTTTACCGATCCTAACGACACTCAGTGGAAGATGAATTCACTAACATTCTTCCCGCCGAATGCTTATGTGACCTATAATTTCGATAACGGTCTGGCGGCCGGGATCGGAGTTTTCACTCCGGAAGGGCTTGGCACAAGCTGGCCGCAGGATTGGAGAGGGAAATTCATAATCACAAAAATCAATTTACAGTCCTTCGACATCAATCCGACGCTCTCCTATTCTTTTTTAGGCGACATGGTTTCAGTCGGTGTGGGGTTCGATTACGTGCTGGGCAGCGTGCTTCTCGAAAGGTACAACCCGACGGTAATCATTGATACTGCCGGAAATTCTGTCGACCCATTCGTTCACATGACAGGAAATGCAAAAGGTACCGGATTCAATTTCGGGGTAATGTTGAAGCCATACGAGAATATCTCACTCGGCTTTTCTTATCGGAGCAAGATCACTTACAAGGTGGATAACGGGACGACAACGTATACCGGTGCTGATGGGCTGACCGCCGAACTTCCTAGCGGTGCCGCTTCCACGTCTCTTCCTCTACCTGAGACATGGTACGCCGGGATCGCCTACAACGGATCTACTTACTCCATCGAAGCTGACTATCAATTTGTAGGGTGGAGCGCTTACAAGGAGCTGTCAATTACATTTCAAAACCCCGGACCCAACGGCAATCCCTCCCCGGTCATCGGAGACTACAGTAACAGTTACATCATTCGCATCGGCGGCGAGTATATGCTTAACGACATGTGGACGTTGCGAGCAGGCGTGTTTTACGACAAGAATCCTATTCCAGATGCTTATGACTTGCCGATACTTCCCGATGCAGACCGGCTTGGACTGAATGTCGGCTTTGGAGTAAGTGTAACCAATAACATTTCTGTTGATGCTTCGTATATGTTCCTCCCGTTTAAGCAAAGGACTATCACTAATTCCGCCCTGCAATTTAACGGAACCTATAATACGACGGCCAATCTTCTCGGCATCGACATCAGCTATAAATTATGA
- a CDS encoding GDSL-type esterase/lipase family protein — MKNFYSRLTDILVIAIVAFLAASCGDFKKTNVVTPPSTNGKVDFTRYVSLGNSLVAGYESGALYESAQRYSYPNQIAQQASLATGSTMVFNQPLISDPGFGILGTTPIGRLQIVDLSTNPPKIEPAISASPTPINATTVMQPYNNLGIPGAILSDMMDTTNLSSPYPYLGSNNNPYFGIVLRNPLLGKSCVQQALNLHPTFVTVEIGDNDILGYATSGGISGYTSAQDFESKYTALIDTLLADAPTAKIAIANIPDVTAIPFFTTILPFIYGLNGQPTHVRMFVQRHHADGSLYAGPADTLHDFILLTAADSLAALAGTSLSHPMPDEFVLDSSEVATARVQISGYNDALRRIADAHSDRIALVDVHTLLNNIAQQGYVSDGIVFTSAFISGGLFGLDGIHPTAQGYGIVANEFIRTINAKFGSNIPLVAISSIPSSIVLAKSSIQPNVLPDISYKDLKSVLQLFDRR; from the coding sequence ATGAAAAATTTTTATTCCAGGCTGACAGATATCCTAGTCATTGCAATTGTGGCCTTTTTAGCTGCATCGTGCGGGGACTTCAAAAAGACCAACGTCGTAACTCCGCCTTCAACCAACGGAAAAGTTGATTTCACCCGCTACGTGTCGCTCGGCAATTCGCTGGTTGCCGGGTACGAAAGCGGGGCGCTGTATGAGTCTGCTCAAAGATACAGTTATCCAAACCAGATTGCCCAGCAGGCTTCGCTCGCAACGGGATCGACTATGGTTTTCAACCAACCGTTGATCAGCGACCCGGGGTTCGGCATACTGGGAACGACGCCGATCGGTCGTTTGCAAATAGTGGATCTTTCAACAAATCCACCTAAGATCGAACCTGCCATAAGCGCCTCGCCGACCCCGATCAACGCCACGACGGTCATGCAGCCGTACAACAACTTAGGGATTCCAGGCGCTATACTTTCTGATATGATGGATACAACGAACCTTTCCAGTCCTTATCCTTACCTCGGTTCCAATAATAACCCGTACTTCGGTATTGTTTTGAGAAATCCTCTATTGGGAAAGAGCTGCGTTCAGCAGGCTCTCAACCTTCATCCGACATTCGTGACCGTTGAAATTGGAGACAACGACATTCTTGGATATGCGACGAGCGGCGGCATATCGGGGTACACTTCGGCACAAGATTTTGAGAGCAAGTACACCGCTTTGATAGATACTCTGTTGGCAGATGCGCCGACCGCGAAGATTGCAATAGCAAATATTCCCGACGTAACGGCGATTCCGTTCTTTACGACAATATTGCCGTTTATCTATGGCCTCAACGGACAGCCCACCCATGTGCGCATGTTTGTTCAGCGGCACCACGCAGACGGGAGTCTCTATGCTGGACCCGCCGATACACTTCACGATTTCATATTGTTGACGGCAGCTGATTCATTAGCCGCTCTCGCCGGTACTTCACTTTCGCATCCCATGCCGGACGAGTTCGTCCTCGATTCGTCTGAAGTTGCGACTGCACGCGTACAAATCAGCGGCTACAATGACGCGCTTCGACGGATTGCCGATGCACATTCCGATCGCATAGCTCTTGTCGATGTGCACACTCTGTTAAACAACATAGCTCAGCAAGGCTATGTGAGCGACGGTATAGTCTTCACATCAGCGTTTATATCAGGAGGTCTTTTCGGACTCGATGGGATTCACCCGACTGCACAAGGATATGGAATCGTGGCCAACGAATTCATAAGAACAATAAATGCAAAATTCGGTTCGAATATTCCGTTGGTGGCGATATCCTCGATCCCCAGTTCGATTGTCCTGGCGAAGAGTTCGATTCAGCCAAATGTTCTGCCTGACATCAGCTACAAGGATCTAAAATCGGTGCTGCAACTTTTTGACAGACGCTGA
- the purL gene encoding phosphoribosylformylglycinamidine synthase subunit PurL: MIEVSLQVAQEMGLNEEEFQKIKEILGRTPTYTELGVYSVMWSEHASYKNSILQLKKLPRSGRNLLVSAGEENAGLVDIGDGLAVAFKIESHNHPSAVEPYQGAATGVGGILRDIFTMGARPVAALDSLRFGNPDSPRVKYLHENVVKGIADYGNAFGVPTVAGEIYFDECYDENPLVNAMAVGIVRHDRVAKAAAKGVGNLVMIVGSSTGRDGIHGATFASEDISEASEAKRPSVQVGDPFTEKLLLEATLEAIEAGLVVGIQDMGAAGIACSTSEMSAKGSTGMDVNLDLVPLREADMSAYEIMLSESQERMLVVVKPEDEAAIKNIFTKWDLNAEVVGKVTRDGVLRIRRSGKIEAEIPSDTLVLGGGAPVYVRESRRPDYLDNLAEFDPKTLPEPRDYNEVLKKLLSSPNVASKKYVYEQYDFMVGTDTVVQPGDGDAAVIRLERWAKSGIGKKRGLVVKTDCNARYVYLDPMLGAEHAVVEAARNVACVGGKPVAITNCLNFGNPYKPDVYYQFEQAVKGIAKACIELETPVTGGNVSFYNESPNRTVYPTPVIGMLGIIDDVSKAARSAFKNDGDIIAVVGPSVSEMGGSEYLKVIHDVVSGKIPPVDYEYERNLHEFLRKAIMADMVRSVHDVSEGGLAAALAECCIMDHESIHGLNADLDVKVRRDIDLFGEGGGRVVISFDHINADRISSLAGSRGMQIEKIGVVGGEKFELNGVISLGAAELASIYYNVLPSKFAISFAA, encoded by the coding sequence ATGATAGAAGTCAGCCTTCAAGTCGCCCAGGAAATGGGTTTGAATGAAGAAGAATTTCAAAAGATAAAAGAAATACTTGGACGCACTCCGACTTACACGGAGCTAGGCGTTTACTCAGTGATGTGGTCGGAACATGCGAGCTACAAGAATTCGATCCTGCAGCTGAAGAAGCTCCCGCGCTCGGGGAGGAATCTGCTTGTAAGTGCTGGAGAAGAGAACGCGGGCCTCGTCGATATCGGCGACGGACTTGCCGTAGCTTTCAAAATAGAAAGTCATAATCATCCCAGTGCAGTGGAGCCTTACCAGGGTGCCGCAACCGGTGTCGGCGGAATATTACGGGATATTTTCACGATGGGTGCACGGCCTGTCGCTGCTCTTGATTCTCTCCGATTCGGGAACCCCGATAGCCCTCGCGTGAAGTATCTCCATGAGAATGTCGTCAAGGGAATTGCAGATTACGGAAATGCTTTTGGCGTTCCCACGGTGGCGGGTGAAATTTATTTCGACGAGTGCTACGATGAAAATCCTCTCGTGAATGCAATGGCAGTCGGCATCGTCAGGCATGACCGTGTTGCGAAAGCGGCGGCGAAAGGTGTCGGAAATCTTGTGATGATCGTGGGCTCTTCAACCGGTCGGGATGGAATCCACGGTGCAACATTCGCTTCGGAAGATATTTCTGAAGCGTCGGAGGCAAAAAGACCTTCCGTTCAAGTCGGCGATCCTTTCACCGAGAAACTCCTGCTCGAGGCGACACTCGAAGCGATCGAAGCTGGCTTAGTCGTCGGGATTCAGGATATGGGCGCCGCAGGAATTGCATGTTCCACCTCAGAGATGAGTGCGAAAGGGAGCACGGGGATGGACGTAAATTTAGATCTCGTTCCTCTTCGTGAGGCGGACATGTCTGCTTACGAGATAATGCTTTCGGAATCTCAGGAGAGAATGCTTGTCGTTGTGAAACCCGAGGATGAGGCGGCGATAAAAAATATCTTTACGAAATGGGATTTGAACGCCGAGGTGGTCGGCAAGGTCACGCGCGATGGCGTCCTCAGAATTCGGCGCTCTGGAAAAATCGAGGCTGAAATCCCGTCCGACACTCTTGTTCTCGGCGGCGGCGCACCGGTTTATGTCCGTGAAAGCCGCAGGCCGGACTACCTTGACAACTTAGCGGAATTTGACCCGAAAACTCTGCCGGAACCACGCGATTACAATGAAGTTCTTAAGAAGCTTCTATCGTCTCCCAATGTTGCAAGCAAGAAATATGTTTATGAGCAGTACGATTTCATGGTCGGGACCGATACTGTGGTGCAGCCGGGTGACGGCGACGCCGCAGTCATAAGACTTGAAAGATGGGCAAAAAGCGGGATAGGAAAGAAGCGCGGCCTCGTTGTTAAGACAGACTGTAATGCGAGGTATGTTTATCTCGATCCGATGCTCGGTGCCGAACATGCAGTAGTTGAAGCTGCGAGAAATGTTGCATGCGTGGGCGGGAAACCGGTCGCGATTACGAACTGCCTCAACTTCGGAAATCCTTACAAACCGGATGTTTATTACCAATTTGAACAGGCTGTCAAGGGAATTGCGAAAGCCTGCATTGAACTGGAAACGCCGGTGACAGGAGGCAACGTCAGCTTTTACAACGAGAGTCCGAATCGCACGGTCTATCCTACTCCGGTCATCGGCATGTTAGGAATAATAGATGACGTTTCAAAAGCTGCGCGATCCGCATTCAAAAATGACGGCGACATAATTGCGGTCGTCGGCCCGTCGGTAAGCGAAATGGGCGGAAGTGAATACCTGAAGGTGATTCACGATGTCGTTTCCGGAAAGATTCCGCCGGTAGATTATGAATATGAAAGAAATCTGCACGAGTTCCTCCGAAAGGCTATCATGGCTGACATGGTACGCTCGGTGCACGATGTTTCCGAAGGAGGTCTCGCTGCGGCCTTGGCTGAATGCTGCATCATGGATCATGAAAGTATTCACGGTTTGAACGCCGACCTTGACGTTAAAGTTAGAAGGGACATCGACTTGTTTGGCGAAGGCGGCGGCAGGGTCGTGATTTCGTTCGATCATATCAACGCCGACAGAATTTCTTCGTTAGCCGGGTCGAGGGGCATGCAGATTGAGAAAATAGGAGTTGTCGGCGGAGAAAAATTCGAGTTGAATGGTGTCATCAGTCTCGGTGCGGCGGAGCTGGCCTCGATTTATTATAATGTTCTTCCCTCAAAGTTTGCGATTTCGTTCGCAGCATGA
- a CDS encoding YihY/virulence factor BrkB family protein, whose product MKELVDSVRLPPSRVIFQQFMRLTQSLSFYVKAVSRNLGAHDIFFYASSLSFQMVLCLVPTVFLIIWLLGNFFSREALLNQLEVIIRHLLPREISFADETRKFFMNRARVFTGHRRIFGIISIIGFLWTSLALMGTLRKTVFHVIGVVRSRSFLRQTFYDLRVLLIAGFFLTASTIVTTIFAGVRQAAMQLPAGQMRLALIRFGVPILFALVLTFFLYFFIYRFLSYGKIKSKAAVFGAFWAAVLYEAAKNLFALYMARIGNLWETYGAFEAIFGTLLWIFYSTFVFILGVELCSAYSRKRSLEKLL is encoded by the coding sequence GTGAAGGAACTTGTTGACAGCGTGAGACTCCCTCCGTCGAGAGTGATTTTCCAGCAATTCATGAGGCTTACTCAGAGTTTATCTTTTTATGTAAAGGCTGTCTCGCGAAACCTCGGTGCGCATGATATTTTTTTTTACGCTTCGTCGTTATCGTTCCAGATGGTGCTCTGTCTTGTGCCGACAGTATTCTTGATAATCTGGCTGCTCGGCAATTTCTTCTCCCGCGAGGCGCTGCTCAACCAGCTCGAGGTTATAATCCGTCACTTGCTGCCGCGCGAGATTAGTTTTGCAGACGAGACTAGAAAATTCTTTATGAATCGTGCGAGAGTTTTCACCGGCCACAGACGAATTTTCGGAATTATCAGCATCATAGGATTTTTGTGGACGTCCTTAGCCTTGATGGGGACGTTGAGAAAAACGGTGTTCCATGTTATTGGCGTCGTAAGAAGCCGGTCCTTTCTGCGTCAGACGTTTTATGATTTGCGGGTTTTATTGATAGCAGGCTTTTTCTTGACGGCAAGCACAATTGTCACCACGATATTCGCGGGTGTGCGACAAGCGGCAATGCAGCTGCCTGCGGGTCAGATGAGGCTTGCTTTAATAAGATTTGGTGTGCCGATTCTTTTTGCGCTTGTCCTGACTTTCTTCTTATATTTTTTCATTTATAGGTTTCTTTCTTACGGAAAAATAAAATCGAAGGCTGCCGTGTTTGGCGCATTCTGGGCTGCCGTTCTGTATGAGGCGGCCAAGAATTTATTTGCATTGTATATGGCTCGAATCGGAAATCTCTGGGAAACCTACGGTGCTTTCGAGGCGATCTTCGGAACACTCTTGTGGATTTTCTACTCAACCTTTGTTTTTATTTTGGGAGTCGAGTTGTGTAGCGCATACTCAAGGAAGAGATCATTAGAAAAGTTATTGTGA
- the glgP gene encoding alpha-glucan family phosphorylase, with protein MAPKTFHFARERKKVYDLAYNLRWSYDCPTQEFFARLSARAWDRSNHNPIAVLSEISEEELRTRLRDTSLHDDLDRCYGSLQDYLKSVNKQIPAYRHLEKHPVAYFSAEIGIHESLPIYSGGLGILSGDHTKSASDIGLNFVGVTLFYRQGYFVQRVNSEGAQLEEYSQQDYRCLPIVPVTDEGGNLVKVQVQIGRSTVSVAAYKAVVGRSVLYFLETNLPENEEHYRDLTARVYGGDSTTRISQEIILGVGGAKFLKELEYDPAVYHMNEGHSAFLTLELLHEQLLAGKSTSRAVEEVKKKCVFTTHTPVAAGHDRFTQDLINFSLSGFVTSLGISLDEFMKFGRVNPDDKNETFCMTVLALKMSRAANAVSELNGQVSRQMWTPLYPGRKTEQVPIGHVTNGIHSLTWLHGEARKFYENHVGMNWINKLESYSQWQSAVNKIQDEELWALRYLLRRRLIEFVRERLKRQQIRFGNSSGWVEKVLCPDALTIGFSRRFATYKRAPLLFTDIERAAQLLGDNKRQVQIIFSGKAHPRDDAGKSFIQQIIHLSRDPHFAGKIVFAEDYDMGVAGQLVAGCDVWLNNPRRPLEASGTSGEKVILNGGLNCSIMDGWWREAYNGKNGFAIGEDKDSNVSIEEQDRIDSQNLYDVIENKVVPIFYDRDGSGIPLKWIKMIKESVKTIAPVYNTNRMVKEYADKYYLQR; from the coding sequence ATGGCCCCAAAGACATTTCATTTTGCCAGAGAACGGAAGAAAGTTTACGATCTCGCGTACAACCTGCGATGGTCGTACGATTGTCCGACGCAGGAGTTTTTTGCGAGGTTGAGCGCGCGCGCTTGGGATCGCTCTAATCACAATCCGATCGCTGTCCTGAGTGAGATCAGCGAAGAAGAGCTGCGCACGAGGCTGAGAGATACGAGCCTGCACGATGATCTCGACAGATGCTACGGGTCTTTGCAGGACTATTTAAAATCCGTCAACAAGCAGATCCCGGCTTACCGGCATCTTGAAAAGCATCCGGTTGCATATTTCAGTGCGGAGATAGGAATTCATGAGAGTCTTCCAATTTATTCGGGCGGACTCGGAATACTTTCCGGCGATCATACCAAGAGCGCGAGCGACATAGGACTGAATTTTGTCGGCGTTACTCTTTTTTATCGTCAAGGATATTTCGTGCAGCGGGTAAACAGCGAAGGTGCACAGCTTGAGGAATACAGCCAGCAGGATTACCGTTGTCTTCCGATCGTGCCGGTCACGGATGAAGGCGGAAACCTTGTGAAAGTTCAAGTGCAAATCGGACGAAGCACCGTTTCGGTGGCAGCTTACAAAGCCGTAGTAGGCAGATCTGTCCTTTATTTCCTTGAGACGAATCTGCCGGAGAACGAAGAGCATTACCGCGATCTGACAGCGAGAGTCTACGGAGGCGACAGTACGACCCGAATTTCCCAGGAAATAATTCTCGGGGTCGGCGGCGCAAAATTCTTGAAGGAGCTTGAATATGATCCTGCCGTCTACCATATGAACGAGGGGCACTCGGCGTTCCTGACTCTTGAGCTTTTGCACGAACAGCTGCTCGCAGGCAAGAGTACCAGCCGCGCGGTCGAAGAGGTGAAAAAGAAATGTGTTTTCACTACGCACACTCCCGTGGCGGCGGGCCATGATAGGTTCACGCAGGACTTGATTAATTTCAGCCTGAGCGGCTTCGTCACATCTCTCGGAATTTCTTTAGATGAGTTTATGAAATTCGGAAGAGTGAACCCGGACGACAAGAACGAGACTTTTTGTATGACGGTTCTCGCGCTCAAGATGAGCAGAGCGGCAAATGCCGTCAGTGAGTTGAACGGGCAGGTGAGCAGACAAATGTGGACCCCGCTTTATCCAGGGAGGAAGACGGAACAGGTGCCGATAGGTCACGTCACGAACGGCATTCACAGCTTGACCTGGCTGCACGGTGAAGCACGGAAGTTTTATGAGAACCATGTGGGCATGAATTGGATCAACAAGCTGGAAAGCTATTCGCAGTGGCAGTCGGCGGTGAACAAAATCCAAGATGAAGAACTCTGGGCTCTGCGCTATTTGTTGAGAAGAAGGTTGATTGAATTTGTTAGGGAGAGATTGAAACGCCAGCAGATAAGATTCGGCAATTCGTCCGGCTGGGTCGAAAAAGTCCTCTGTCCGGACGCTCTGACTATAGGATTTTCCCGTCGGTTTGCAACATACAAACGCGCGCCGCTTTTGTTCACGGATATTGAAAGGGCCGCCCAGCTTCTCGGCGACAACAAGCGGCAGGTTCAAATAATTTTCAGCGGCAAGGCGCATCCAAGGGACGATGCGGGCAAATCTTTCATCCAGCAGATCATCCATCTTAGCCGGGATCCACATTTTGCCGGCAAGATTGTTTTTGCTGAAGACTACGACATGGGAGTCGCCGGGCAGCTGGTCGCGGGCTGCGATGTTTGGCTGAACAATCCACGACGTCCTCTGGAAGCAAGCGGAACCAGCGGAGAGAAAGTCATCTTGAACGGCGGACTCAACTGTTCCATCATGGATGGATGGTGGCGCGAAGCGTATAACGGCAAGAACGGATTTGCGATCGGAGAAGACAAAGATTCAAATGTTTCGATCGAAGAACAGGATCGGATAGATTCACAAAATCTGTACGATGTAATCGAGAATAAAGTCGTACCGATTTTCTATGACCGCGACGGATCGGGAATCCCGTTAAAGTGGATTAAAATGATCAAGGAGTCTGTAAAAACAATCGCTCCGGTTTACAATACGAACCGGATGGTGAAGGAATATGCGGATAAGTACTATTTACAAAGATAA
- the tkt gene encoding transketolase: protein MTKLDELCINTIRFLSVDAVQKANAGHPGMPMGTAPIGYTVWTKYLKHNPRNPKWFNRDRFVLSAGHGSMLLYSLLHLTGYDVSVDDLKQFRQFGSKTPGHPEYGLTPGVETTTGPLGQGVGNAIGMAIAEAFLAANFNRDGYNIMDHYVYVIAGDGDMMEGVTSEASSIAGHLKLGKLIVFYDDNHITIEGKTDLAFSENVLARYAAYSWHTQRVEDGNDLEGISKAIEAAKSVTDKPSVIAVRTHIGFGSPNKQDTAEAHGSPLGDKEVELTKKNLGWPLEPKFLIPDEALPVFRKSIENGKKFEEEWNNLFKEYEKKYPELAKEFRSWMSGDVSADVLNNLPKFDPTAGAVATRSASGKVINAFAPKVKNFLGGAADLSPSTDTLMKDTTSFSATDRCGRNFHFGIREHGMGAILNGMAVHGGLIPFGATFLVFADYMRPPIRLAALSHFRTIYVFTHDSVGLGEDGPTHQPIEHFMALRAIPNLIFIRPADANETSEAWKFVLGYKKGPAVIALTRQKLPVIDRKKYSSETGLQRGGYVLAETGSPEAIVIATGSEVGVALNAYEALASKGKKVRLVSMPSWEIFDMQDEKYRESVLPANVWCRVSIEAGITKGWSRYVGDKGISIGIDRFGASAPGDVVMKEFGITAEAVAAAVEKLLK from the coding sequence ATGACTAAACTTGATGAACTCTGTATAAATACAATTCGGTTTCTGTCGGTCGACGCGGTGCAGAAAGCAAACGCCGGCCACCCCGGAATGCCGATGGGTACTGCCCCGATCGGCTACACGGTGTGGACAAAATATCTCAAACATAATCCGCGAAACCCGAAATGGTTCAACCGTGACCGTTTCGTCCTGTCGGCGGGCCATGGCTCGATGCTCCTTTATTCACTTTTGCATCTAACCGGCTACGACGTTTCGGTGGACGATTTGAAGCAGTTCAGGCAATTCGGGAGCAAAACGCCGGGGCATCCTGAATACGGACTTACTCCCGGCGTCGAGACCACAACGGGTCCGCTCGGACAGGGTGTGGGCAATGCGATCGGCATGGCAATCGCCGAGGCTTTTCTCGCGGCGAATTTTAACCGCGACGGCTATAATATCATGGATCATTATGTCTATGTCATCGCGGGAGATGGAGATATGATGGAGGGCGTGACGAGCGAGGCGAGTTCGATCGCCGGCCATCTCAAACTCGGGAAGCTAATTGTTTTTTATGATGACAACCATATAACCATCGAGGGCAAAACCGATCTTGCATTCAGCGAGAACGTCCTGGCGAGATATGCTGCTTACAGCTGGCATACGCAGCGCGTCGAGGATGGAAATGATCTTGAGGGAATTTCAAAAGCGATCGAGGCGGCAAAAAGCGTAACCGACAAGCCGTCGGTCATCGCCGTGCGGACTCACATCGGCTTCGGGTCCCCGAACAAACAGGACACGGCCGAGGCTCACGGTTCGCCGCTTGGAGACAAGGAAGTCGAGCTGACAAAAAAGAATTTAGGATGGCCTCTTGAACCGAAGTTTTTGATCCCGGACGAGGCACTTCCTGTTTTCAGAAAATCGATTGAGAACGGAAAGAAATTCGAAGAGGAATGGAATAATCTTTTCAAGGAATATGAGAAAAAATATCCTGAGCTCGCGAAAGAATTCAGGTCATGGATGTCGGGCGATGTTTCTGCGGACGTCTTAAATAATCTCCCGAAGTTCGATCCGACTGCCGGGGCGGTCGCGACCCGCTCAGCATCCGGAAAGGTGATCAATGCATTTGCTCCGAAGGTAAAGAATTTCCTCGGCGGTGCCGCTGATCTTTCTCCGTCCACGGATACTCTGATGAAGGACACCACTTCTTTCTCCGCCACAGACCGCTGCGGCCGCAACTTCCATTTCGGAATTCGCGAGCATGGCATGGGCGCAATTCTAAATGGCATGGCCGTTCACGGCGGGCTTATTCCGTTTGGCGCGACGTTTCTAGTCTTTGCCGATTACATGCGGCCGCCAATTCGTCTTGCCGCGCTTTCGCATTTCAGGACAATCTATGTCTTCACGCATGACAGCGTCGGTCTCGGCGAAGATGGACCAACCCACCAGCCGATCGAGCACTTCATGGCACTAAGAGCGATCCCGAATTTGATTTTCATTCGTCCGGCAGATGCAAACGAGACTTCGGAGGCATGGAAATTTGTTCTCGGATATAAGAAAGGGCCTGCAGTAATTGCACTTACCAGGCAAAAGCTTCCCGTGATCGACAGGAAAAAATATTCGAGCGAGACCGGGCTGCAGCGCGGCGGTTACGTCCTCGCCGAGACGGGGAGCCCGGAGGCAATCGTTATCGCGACAGGAAGTGAAGTGGGTGTCGCGTTGAACGCTTACGAAGCGCTTGCATCTAAAGGAAAAAAGGTGCGACTCGTCAGCATGCCGAGCTGGGAGATTTTCGACATGCAGGATGAAAAATATCGCGAGTCGGTCTTGCCTGCAAATGTCTGGTGCCGTGTTTCGATTGAAGCCGGAATTACTAAAGGCTGGAGCCGGTATGTCGGCGACAAAGGAATCTCGATCGGCATCGACCGCTTCGGCGCTTCCGCACCCGGCGATGTCGTCATGAAAGAATTCGGTATAACTGCTGAGGCAGTTGCGGCGGCGGTAGAGAAGCTGCTGAAGTAG